Genomic window (Lentimicrobium sp. L6):
TTAAACTATTTTCTTCTAAATATAGCTTTTTAACAAAGTATGCGTTTGCCCTGAGATAAATGAGAATGATTTTTATTTTTTCTGTATTTTTGGGGAAATTATTAATTGATGCAAATTTTATTCTCCGTTTTTAGGAAATTGATATATATATCTACAATTTTATTATTTATTGTATTGGTATCTTCGGCTTGTTCCTCTTCTGGAAAGTCGTCACGCTCTGATAGTCAAGCACAAAAAGAAATGGTTAAAAGACAAAATAAGGCCATTGATGAGGAGGTAGAGAAATATGATAAAAAGTATAAAGAGCAAACAGAACGGCAAGGGAAAAAGCAAAGAAAGAGAATTGAGAAAAGCAGAAAAAAACCAAAACATATGCGTCGACATGAAAGGAAGTTTTTCCTGTGGCGATGGCTGGGGATTTAGTTAAAACGTTAGAAAATTTTTAGAACTAAAAATATTCAAGTAATTGGTCAACATTTGTTATAAAATGCCACGACCATTTTTACCAGCTTGATATCAGATATTTGTCGCTTTTAACAAGATACATATATCCAGTTTTTTCCTATCTTTACCCTCTAAAAATATTTCCCATGGATGATTTATTATATACACTTTTAGTTTTTGGTTGGATAGCCTTTGGTATCTATAAAGGCATTAAAAAGAACAAAGCAACTTCCACAAAAACAAGCCCAATAATCGATCAAGATTTAAATCCCAGTTCTGATAAAAAAGCTAGTCCCTTAAGTGCCATTTTTAGTGAGGTTTTTGATCTTGCAAATGACGAACACGACGAAATAGACCATCCTTACCAAGCCGTTGAGTCTCCAAAAACACCTGAAAAACCTGTGTATTCCGAGAATCACCTAAGCGTAAATCGCCTAGATTCCTACTCAGGAAGCGATGCCATTTCTTCCGTTTTCGAAGATGAAAATCAGTCAGAAGATTCTTTTTACGAATCTAACGAGATAACTGATTATCAGCATGAAACGGACTCTGATATACATGAAGAGCGCGTAGTAGACTTGCGTCAAGCCATCATTCATCAGGTTATACTTGAGCGTCCATATTAATCGGATAGTTAACAAACGTTAATTTGTCTTAAAATTTCTTTTGGTTTTCACAGCATTATTTCGTTATTTTACCTGCTTTTATAGCATATTGAAAAATATAATAAAATTTCAAGGTATGATAAGAAATTTACTATTAACAACTGGAATAGTTTTATTCGCAAGTTTAATGGCTTTTGCTCAGCCAGGCACTCTGAAAGGAGTACTCCTAGATAAGGATAGCAAAGAGCCAGTCCCATTCGCCAATATTATATTGGAAGTGGGCGGTACCCAAGTAGGAGGTACTTCATCTGACTTTGATGGTAATTATACCATCAAGCCAATCCCTCCTGGTACCTATAATTTAAAAGCTTCTTCTGTTGGCTTTCAAGCCGTGCAGATTAACGGAGTAATTATCAAAGCAGGAACCATAGAGTTTCTCAATGTAGAGATGAGTTCTGGGGCTTTGAATTTGGACGAGGTCGAAATTACAGCTTATACGGTTCCTTTGATTTCTAAGGATCAAACTACCTCCGGAGCAACAGTAACTAAAGAAGAGATTGCAAAGATGCCTAATAGAAATGCATCTTCTATTGCAACCACCGTTGGTGGTGTATTCTCCTCCGATGGTGAAAGAGGAAGTGTAAGGGGGGCGAGATCTGATGAAACGGTTACTTATATTGATGGAGTAAAAGTTATTGGGTCTTCAAGTTTACCTGCATCAGCTCTAGAACAAGTAAGTGTGATGTTGGGTGGTACTCCAGCCATGTATGGTGATGTTACTGGTGGTGTGATTTCGATTACCACTAAAGGACCATCTCGTACCTTTGGTGGAGGTCTTGAACTTCAAACCTCTCAGTTCTTAGATGCCTTTGGTTATAATAATGCTGAATTTAACCTCACTGGTCCGTTATTTAAAGGTAAAGAAGAAAGTTCAACAGCGCTGTTAGGTTTCTTTTTAGCAGGTAGTGTTACACATGCTCAATCGACTTCTAATTCTGCAATTGGAATAAATAAAGCCACTGATGATTTTCAGAGTTATTTACATGGTACTCCAGTTCGTCCTGCAGGTATTGGTTTTGGTATTTATCAGAATGCAGAATTTACTACTGCAAATGATGTGGAAAATGTAAAAAACAATCCTAATACTGATAATTTAAGTGCTAACGTATCTGCAAAGCTTGATGTTAAGACCTCAGATAATACTACACTTACATTTGGTGGTTCTTTTAATTATAGTAAAGGAAAAAATTATAGCTACAGGAACACTATGTTTAACTGGGATAATAATTCAGTATCTACTGATTATACATGGAGAGCTTATGGTCGTTTTACTCAGAGGTTTCCTTCTAAAAAGGAAAGTACTAGTATCATGAAAAATTTCTTCTATTCTGTACAAGTGGATTATTCTCAACGAAAATTTAAAAATGAATCAGATAAGTTTAAAGACGATTTGTTTAAATATGGTTATTTAGGTAAGTATGAGTCATTGAAGTCTTCTTCTTACGAGAATCGCTTCGATACCATTACCAATACTCCTAATGTGAAACATTTGAATTCTTGGGATTTTGATACCTTAGTTTTATTTACCCCATCTCAAGAGAATATCGCTTTAGCAAATCATACCGCTCAGTATTATGATTTATTTCCGAATCCCTTTTTCCATTCTAACCTTGATATGATTTCGCTAGGTAATGGACTTTTAAATGGTCAGACTCCTGGTTCTCAGGGTCTTATATACGGAATGTTTACTGCCCCTGGTATTGTTTCTAATGGATATCAAGAATTTGAGCAAACACAATTAGGAGTAAATGTTGCTGCTGCTTTAGATATTGCTTCTCATGAAGTGAAGTTTGGTTTCCAATATGAGCAACAGTCTTCACGCTCTTTTAATTATGGGCCAAGAGGTTTGTGGACCTTGATGAGAGGTTTAACCAATTTCCATATTGGTGAATTAGATACTGATAATCCTTATTTGGTATATACCGATGGTATTTATCATGCTGATGATGCCCCAAGCGGACAATTTCTCGATACTGTGCTTTATTATAGAAAGTTCGATGGTGGAAGTCAAAGAACATTCGATAGAAACCTAAGAGTTAAATTGGGTCTGGATCCTGCTGGAGTCGATTTTATTGATATCGACTCATATGATATGGAGAATCAAACCATAAATGTTTATGATAGAGATGGAAAGATGACAACTATTTCGGTTGGTTCAGATCTTTATGATATCAATATGTTTAGTGCAGATGAGCTTTATCAAGAAGGTGGAAATACTTCTTTAATGGGTTCTTATGGATATGATTATACTGGTGAAAAATTAACTGGTAAACAAAGTTTTGATGATTTCTATACCAAGCAAGATGATAATGGCGATTTCTTGCGTCATGCTGGCGCTTATGAGCCTATTTATATGGCAGGTTATATTCAAGATAAATTTGACTTTAATGGTGACTTGGTTGTAAACGTTGGTTTACGTGTGGATAGATTTG
Coding sequences:
- a CDS encoding TonB-dependent receptor domain-containing protein — encoded protein: MIRNLLLTTGIVLFASLMAFAQPGTLKGVLLDKDSKEPVPFANIILEVGGTQVGGTSSDFDGNYTIKPIPPGTYNLKASSVGFQAVQINGVIIKAGTIEFLNVEMSSGALNLDEVEITAYTVPLISKDQTTSGATVTKEEIAKMPNRNASSIATTVGGVFSSDGERGSVRGARSDETVTYIDGVKVIGSSSLPASALEQVSVMLGGTPAMYGDVTGGVISITTKGPSRTFGGGLELQTSQFLDAFGYNNAEFNLTGPLFKGKEESSTALLGFFLAGSVTHAQSTSNSAIGINKATDDFQSYLHGTPVRPAGIGFGIYQNAEFTTANDVENVKNNPNTDNLSANVSAKLDVKTSDNTTLTFGGSFNYSKGKNYSYRNTMFNWDNNSVSTDYTWRAYGRFTQRFPSKKESTSIMKNFFYSVQVDYSQRKFKNESDKFKDDLFKYGYLGKYESLKSSSYENRFDTITNTPNVKHLNSWDFDTLVLFTPSQENIALANHTAQYYDLFPNPFFHSNLDMISLGNGLLNGQTPGSQGLIYGMFTAPGIVSNGYQEFEQTQLGVNVAAALDIASHEVKFGFQYEQQSSRSFNYGPRGLWTLMRGLTNFHIGELDTDNPYLVYTDGIYHADDAPSGQFLDTVLYYRKFDGGSQRTFDRNLRVKLGLDPAGVDFIDIDSYDMENQTINVYDRDGKMTTISVGSDLYDINMFSADELYQEGGNTSLMGSYGYDYTGEKLTGKQSFDDFYTKQDDNGDFLRHAGAYEPIYMAGYIQDKFDFNGDLVVNVGLRVDRFDANQLTLKDPYLFFPARTAGELTQADYNKMNNGDSRPGNIGEEYVVYVDNVANPTSITGYRNGDTWYNELGAVIQDPAQLDQGSGVSPYLQNTNTNQALSKDAFQDYEPQWAYMPRISFSFPISDEALFFAHYDILTQRPLGNIRFDPAQYLFYTQTTTFNNPNLKPKKTIDYELGFTQKLTNTSSLSIAAYYKEIRNLVQYSRYAGAYPKDYYTYKNIDFGTVKGLTLTYDLRRTKNVRVRAAYTLQFAEGTGSSTTTAAALVNSGLPNLRSVNPLAWDRRHAINLVLDYRYGGGKTYDGPVISRDKSGKAPVQLLANTGVSLTFNGGSGTPYTRSENVYAVGSATSNILKGTYFGSRIPWTFRMDLRIDKDIKFKLKEGGNGRQAYMNIYFSINNILNSQNIQSVYSYTGNPDDDGYLTAPQWQSEISQQLNEESYRLLYESFVNNPGNYSSPRTIRLGVMFNF